From the genome of bacterium, one region includes:
- a CDS encoding 2-oxoglutarate dehydrogenase E1 component, giving the protein MADLSFLVNADPAVIDDIYEKYRQSPDALDQGWRRFFEGFEFARSLNGHTPAQAPEEFEKEFKVINLIGAYRQRGHLFTKTNPVRKRRDYSGKLTLENFGLTEGDLETTFQAGRRVGLGPATLREIIRLLDETYCHSVGAEFVYMRDPKVIEWLQDRMEHSRNRRPFAIDQKRHTLSLLTQAVILEKFLHQRFVGQKRFSSEGLETFVPAMDAIVEHGAQLGIYDFVIGMAHRGRLNILTNVLDKDYRHIFNEFEGKQYTDALFSGDVKYHLGHSVDKRTRGGHPVHLAVMPNPSHLEAINPVVAGVCRAKADLRHGGDYHKVLPVLVHGDAAVAGQGIVYELLQMSQVDSARVGGSLHIVLNNQVGFTTNYIEARSSTYCTDVGKTTLSPVFHVNGDDVEAVIYTVELALEFRQEFQRDVFIDILGYRKHGHNEGDEPRFTQPVLYKAIAAHPDPMQIYAQKLADEGSIPAGESKEIEQKFRARLDGDFKTAKEVSETMAPSSLKDKWEGLRFATHDDFLKSPATGVELKELKRIAQAITALPEDKKFFNKVERIFADRRKMISEGRFDWAMGELLAYATLCEEGHNVRLAGQDSKRGTFSHRHAMVRVEDSDVEYYPLQHISPKQARFEVWNSILSEYGVMAFEYGYAMAAPQSLVLWEAQFGDFSNGAQIVTDQFISAAEQKWRRANGMVLLLPHGSEGQGPEHSSCRVERFLEMCAGVNMQVVAGTSPANMFHVLRRQLHRPFRTPLIVLTPKSPLRHPLCVSPIEDFGPGKSYQELLDDVWTNPKQVKRVVLCMGKFYYELIKKQRDADRKDVALVRLEQIFPLPEPQLKELIARYPQAEFVWAQEEPENQGCWPFLHRKFDFAPLKVLSRPEFCAPSVGFPDLHDKELAALVERVFEI; this is encoded by the coding sequence ATGGCAGACCTCTCCTTTCTGGTGAATGCGGATCCCGCGGTGATTGACGATATTTACGAGAAGTATCGCCAATCTCCGGACGCCTTGGATCAAGGTTGGCGGCGCTTTTTCGAGGGCTTCGAGTTTGCGCGATCGCTCAACGGGCACACTCCGGCACAGGCACCTGAAGAATTCGAGAAGGAATTCAAGGTCATCAACCTGATCGGCGCCTATCGGCAGCGTGGTCATCTGTTCACAAAGACCAATCCGGTTCGCAAGCGCCGTGACTACAGCGGCAAGCTCACACTTGAGAATTTTGGTTTGACCGAAGGCGATCTGGAGACGACTTTTCAAGCGGGTCGCCGCGTGGGTCTTGGTCCGGCGACGCTGCGCGAGATTATACGACTGCTGGATGAGACGTATTGTCATTCGGTCGGCGCGGAGTTCGTGTACATGCGCGATCCGAAGGTTATCGAGTGGCTGCAGGACCGCATGGAGCATTCGCGCAACCGCCGGCCGTTCGCGATTGATCAGAAGCGCCACACACTGTCCCTGTTGACGCAGGCCGTCATACTTGAGAAATTCCTGCACCAGCGGTTTGTCGGGCAGAAGCGCTTTTCGAGCGAAGGTCTGGAGACGTTTGTGCCCGCCATGGATGCGATCGTCGAGCACGGCGCGCAGTTGGGCATATATGATTTCGTGATCGGCATGGCGCACCGGGGCCGTCTGAACATTTTGACGAATGTGCTGGACAAGGACTATCGGCACATCTTCAACGAGTTTGAAGGCAAGCAATACACGGACGCGCTGTTCTCGGGTGACGTGAAGTATCACCTCGGGCACTCCGTGGACAAGCGAACTCGCGGCGGCCATCCGGTGCATTTGGCCGTGATGCCCAATCCATCTCATCTCGAAGCGATTAATCCGGTGGTGGCGGGCGTCTGCCGCGCCAAAGCGGACTTGCGGCACGGCGGCGACTATCACAAGGTGCTGCCGGTTCTGGTACACGGCGACGCCGCGGTCGCCGGGCAGGGGATCGTGTATGAGCTATTGCAGATGTCGCAGGTGGACAGTGCCCGGGTTGGCGGCTCGCTGCATATCGTGTTGAACAATCAGGTCGGTTTCACGACGAACTACATCGAGGCGCGGTCGAGCACTTATTGCACGGACGTCGGTAAGACGACGTTGTCGCCGGTTTTCCACGTGAATGGCGACGATGTGGAAGCGGTGATTTACACGGTGGAGTTGGCGCTTGAATTCCGGCAGGAGTTCCAGCGCGACGTCTTCATTGACATTCTGGGCTATCGCAAGCACGGGCACAACGAAGGCGACGAACCGCGTTTCACGCAACCGGTGCTCTACAAGGCCATCGCCGCGCATCCAGATCCGATGCAGATCTACGCGCAGAAGTTGGCCGATGAGGGTTCCATTCCCGCGGGTGAATCGAAAGAGATCGAGCAGAAGTTCCGCGCCCGGCTTGACGGCGATTTCAAGACGGCCAAGGAAGTCTCAGAGACCATGGCCCCGAGTTCACTGAAGGACAAGTGGGAAGGTCTGCGCTTTGCGACGCATGATGATTTCCTGAAGTCACCTGCGACGGGCGTCGAATTAAAAGAGCTTAAGCGGATCGCGCAGGCGATTACAGCGCTGCCGGAAGATAAGAAGTTCTTCAACAAGGTTGAGCGCATCTTCGCGGACCGCCGCAAGATGATTAGCGAGGGGCGGTTTGATTGGGCGATGGGTGAGCTGTTGGCCTACGCCACGCTCTGCGAAGAGGGCCACAACGTGCGGCTGGCGGGACAGGACTCCAAGCGCGGCACATTCTCGCACCGCCATGCGATGGTGCGCGTTGAGGATTCTGACGTAGAGTACTACCCGCTTCAGCACATCAGTCCGAAGCAGGCGCGCTTTGAGGTGTGGAATTCGATCTTGTCGGAATACGGCGTGATGGCGTTTGAATACGGATACGCGATGGCCGCTCCGCAATCGCTGGTGTTGTGGGAGGCGCAGTTCGGCGACTTCTCGAACGGCGCGCAGATTGTGACGGACCAGTTTATATCGGCCGCCGAGCAGAAGTGGCGCCGCGCCAACGGGATGGTCTTGCTGCTGCCGCACGGTTCGGAAGGACAAGGCCCCGAGCATTCGTCGTGCCGCGTGGAGCGGTTCCTGGAAATGTGCGCGGGAGTGAATATGCAGGTCGTGGCGGGCACGTCGCCCGCGAACATGTTCCATGTCCTGCGCCGCCAGCTGCACCGCCCGTTCCGCACACCGCTGATTGTACTGACTCCCAAAAGTCCGCTGCGCCATCCGCTGTGCGTCAGTCCCATCGAAGATTTTGGTCCGGGCAAGAGCTATCAGGAATTGCTTGACGACGTTTGGACGAATCCTAAGCAGGTCAAGCGCGTGGTGCTGTGCATGGGCAAATTCTACTATGAGCTGATCAAGAAGCAGCGCGACGCCGATCGCAAGGACGTGGCGCTGGTGCGGCTCGAACAGATTTTCCCGTTGCCGGAGCCTCAACTAAAGGAATTGATCGCGCGCTATCCTCAGGCCGAATTCGTGTGGGCGCAGGAAGAACCGGAGAATCAAGGCTGCTGGCCGTTCTTGCATCGCAAGTTTGATTTTGCGCCGTTGAAGGTGCTTTCGCGGCCCGAGTTCTGCGCGCCGTCGGTCGGCTTCCCGGATTTGCATGACAAGGAACTCGCGGCGTTGGTCGAGCGCGTGTTTGAGATTTAA
- a CDS encoding prohibitin family protein, which produces MQDMRVGPSPGMVLRIFGAIILVIIVLRCFTVIPAGHVGVVDFFGNVSAETLKPGINFRNPLSAVHKFSVKTQEKKEVMVVPSKEGLSVTLEVSVLYHLNPETAAEVYKTIGPDYQTIILEPNFRSLTRGVTAGYEARALYTSEREVLAQQIKDELEKAVAPRGITIEATPLRQVSLPPNLTASIEAKLQSEQESQRMEFILTKESQEADRKRIEAQGIADFQKIVSLGLNDQFLRWKGIEATEKLATSTNAKVVVVGSGKDGLPIILGNQ; this is translated from the coding sequence ATGCAAGATATGCGAGTTGGCCCCAGCCCCGGGATGGTCCTGCGCATCTTTGGTGCGATCATATTGGTGATCATCGTCCTGCGCTGCTTCACCGTGATCCCCGCCGGTCACGTCGGCGTCGTGGATTTCTTCGGCAACGTGTCGGCTGAAACGCTGAAGCCCGGTATCAATTTCCGCAATCCGCTCTCTGCCGTCCACAAATTCTCCGTGAAAACTCAGGAGAAAAAAGAAGTTATGGTCGTCCCCTCGAAAGAGGGTCTGTCCGTTACTCTCGAAGTATCTGTGCTCTACCATTTGAACCCCGAGACTGCGGCGGAAGTCTACAAGACCATCGGCCCCGACTATCAGACCATCATCTTGGAACCCAATTTCCGCTCTTTGACCCGCGGCGTCACCGCCGGGTACGAGGCCCGGGCGCTGTACACCTCCGAGCGGGAGGTGCTGGCCCAGCAAATCAAGGATGAGCTTGAAAAGGCCGTCGCCCCGAGAGGCATTACCATTGAAGCCACGCCGCTCCGGCAGGTCAGCCTGCCGCCCAACCTGACCGCGTCCATCGAGGCCAAGCTCCAATCCGAGCAGGAATCTCAGCGGATGGAGTTCATCCTGACCAAAGAGTCCCAGGAAGCCGACCGCAAGCGCATCGAAGCGCAGGGTATCGCCGACTTCCAGAAGATCGTCTCACTCGGTTTGAATGACCAGTTCTTGCGCTGGAAAGGCATCGAAGCTACTGAAAAATTAGCAACTTCCACCAATGCCAAGGTCGTGGTCGTGGGCTCCGGCAAGGACGGCCTGCCGATTATCTTAGGCAATCAGTAG
- a CDS encoding DoxX family protein, protein MRLITGLSIALAHGLGKMPPSEKFIEGVAKIGFPYPDAFAWAAVISELVGGFCIALGLGTRVWGFLLSFTMGTALFKHLGAGDGNWEKAAIYLASFAALMFIGGGKYAADRRFV, encoded by the coding sequence ATGCGGTTGATTACCGGACTGAGCATCGCGTTGGCACACGGGTTGGGCAAGATGCCCCCCTCAGAGAAATTTATCGAAGGCGTGGCGAAGATCGGCTTCCCGTATCCCGATGCGTTCGCGTGGGCGGCGGTGATTAGCGAGTTGGTTGGCGGATTTTGCATCGCGCTTGGGTTGGGCACCCGGGTGTGGGGATTTTTGCTGTCGTTCACCATGGGCACGGCACTCTTCAAGCATCTTGGTGCAGGCGATGGGAATTGGGAAAAGGCAGCCATCTACCTTGCGAGCTTCGCCGCCCTCATGTTCATCGGCGGCGGGAAGTACGCAGCGGACCGGAGGTTTGTCTGA
- a CDS encoding aspartate/glutamate racemase family protein has protein sequence MKTLGLIGGTTWHSTVDYYKLINAMVAERLGGLQAARLILYSMNFHEFYHDNQSGGWPASERFLSRIAQKLEAAGADGLMLCANTPHMAAPAVQDSIGIPLIHIVEATAREISKQGQSRVALLGTVFTMEQPFYREIMAKANIEIVVPEEPVRDWIHNTIVHEFGQGIFTDETRQEYLRIMESFKTAGAQGVILGCTEIPMLIKPEACPLPAYDTTVIHCKAAVDWMLG, from the coding sequence ATGAAAACACTCGGTCTGATCGGCGGCACCACCTGGCACTCCACGGTGGACTACTACAAGCTCATCAATGCGATGGTCGCCGAGCGGCTGGGCGGCTTGCAAGCGGCGCGACTGATTCTCTATTCGATGAATTTCCACGAGTTCTATCATGACAACCAGTCCGGCGGCTGGCCCGCATCCGAGCGATTCCTGAGCCGGATCGCCCAGAAACTCGAGGCTGCCGGTGCCGACGGGCTGATGCTCTGCGCCAACACACCGCACATGGCCGCCCCCGCCGTGCAGGACTCCATCGGCATTCCCTTGATTCACATCGTCGAGGCCACCGCCCGCGAAATTTCCAAACAAGGCCAGTCGCGCGTCGCTTTGCTCGGCACAGTCTTCACCATGGAGCAGCCGTTCTACCGTGAGATCATGGCCAAAGCCAATATCGAAATCGTCGTCCCCGAAGAACCCGTGCGCGATTGGATTCACAACACCATCGTCCACGAGTTCGGTCAAGGCATCTTCACTGACGAAACGCGCCAGGAATATCTGCGCATCATGGAATCGTTCAAGACCGCCGGCGCGCAAGGCGTCATCCTCGGCTGCACCGAAATCCCCATGCTCATCAAACCCGAAGCCTGCCCCTTACCTGCCTACGACACCACCGTCATCCATTGCAAGGCCGCGGTGGATTGGATGCTGGGGTAG
- a CDS encoding PD40 domain-containing protein: MTTRILSVFSLLKRVGFVFLLCAQVVFAQWTEPEPMEPDFGTAMTAVWISNDGLRLYLSAGLAFVGWTERDSVNGEWGQWAALPPHINASNTQTSMCESPSGDTLYFTSNSDERGDGFGWMDIYYCVRTDTGWGPALNAGPNVNGTGREWSVGISRDGSMLLIAGQNPPEAASHNLYFCQRQSDGTWGPKISFGPNINTAREEEHPSLSPDNRKLYYFKLGPNGGDIWVSELVDSIWAEGVQLPAPVNSEQTEMNPCIANDGRTLWYRRGLLQPGYRIVTSIDTTAVGLGPQEYVSVDEYELHAFPNPFNSSTHITLTLPPHIYHAELLVHNLLGQEVMMRELNAENGHAEFALDGTNLATGVYLVSARAGERIVTQKVMLLK; this comes from the coding sequence ATGACAACGCGAATTCTATCTGTATTCAGTCTTCTGAAGCGGGTGGGGTTCGTGTTTTTGTTGTGTGCGCAAGTGGTGTTTGCGCAATGGACGGAACCTGAGCCAATGGAGCCTGATTTCGGCACGGCCATGACAGCCGTTTGGATCAGCAATGATGGCTTACGGCTCTATCTTTCGGCAGGCTTGGCTTTTGTCGGATGGACAGAGCGAGACAGCGTCAATGGAGAATGGGGCCAATGGGCCGCCCTGCCACCGCATATAAATGCCTCCAATACACAAACCTCAATGTGCGAAAGCCCGTCGGGCGATACGCTGTATTTCACGAGCAACAGTGATGAGCGGGGAGATGGCTTTGGGTGGATGGACATCTACTATTGTGTTCGCACAGATACGGGCTGGGGACCCGCATTAAACGCAGGGCCGAATGTCAACGGCACTGGCCGCGAGTGGTCGGTGGGGATTAGCCGTGACGGTTCGATGCTGCTTATAGCGGGGCAAAACCCACCAGAGGCCGCAAGTCACAATCTATACTTCTGTCAACGCCAGTCGGACGGCACATGGGGGCCGAAGATTAGTTTCGGGCCAAACATCAACACGGCGCGGGAGGAAGAACATCCGAGCCTGTCGCCGGATAACCGCAAGTTGTACTACTTCAAACTTGGACCGAATGGGGGTGACATTTGGGTGAGCGAACTTGTTGACTCAATTTGGGCAGAAGGCGTGCAGTTACCTGCACCCGTCAACTCGGAGCAAACCGAGATGAATCCGTGTATCGCGAACGATGGCAGAACTCTTTGGTACCGGAGGGGTCTGCTTCAGCCGGGCTATCGAATCGTAACATCAATTGACACGACGGCAGTAGGCCTTGGCCCGCAGGAATACGTATCAGTAGACGAGTATGAACTACATGCCTTCCCCAACCCCTTCAATTCCTCAACCCACATCACACTAACCTTGCCGCCGCACATTTATCACGCGGAGTTGCTCGTGCACAATCTGCTCGGGCAGGAGGTGATGATGCGCGAACTGAACGCAGAAAACGGTCATGCCGAGTTCGCCCTCGATGGAACAAACCTCGCAACCGGAGTATATCTCGTATCAGCCCGAGCAGGCGAGCGCATCGTGACACAAAAGGTGATGCTTTTGAAATGA
- a CDS encoding S8 family serine peptidase: MKRTWVLLVMLGLLSSAALAQKIKIEKLDDLPRHTYKIDQSVVSFIEDDAAIKKLAAEVKEDILADLEKYEISDKATLQGMYASLGTIAMIENDWARYLEYVNLRIALEDKEAAKHTTAMVGRAIAKAQLKGNENYDQNVDKEIRSMLANMPYEVVEANVKAQKGSAEMASPAVVVGGLEAGLQPQLDLTNGEMTQDNAIGLLSPYFTLRYYIPKKQIFIAALSEYIDAHNVQKADIWADRNVDLPKGGSYKPVTLAVWDSGVDYNIFGPLGQMWVNDKEVAGNNKDDDQNGFVDDVHGIAWDLHSNKETSLLFPIGNYEMKADEDQMRRWMKGLGDVQSAVESDEATEIKKYISTLKQEDVQPFIEAIGLYGNYCHGTHVAGIAAAGNPYCRILGARLTFDHRIQPETPTIEQATKDAAALVETIDYFKKNGVRAVNMSWGGSLSSIESALEANNAGGTVEERKALARKIYTIGDTAFKNAIMNAPNILFITSAGNSNLDNEFAEFYPSSYDLPNIISIGAVDQAGEETSFTSFGKVDVYGNGFEVLSYVPGGTQMKLNGTSMSSPQVLNLAGKLLAINPNLTASQLRDLIINGADEQKAGDRTVKLMNPKKSLELVAKS, encoded by the coding sequence ATGAAACGCACTTGGGTGCTGTTGGTAATGCTGGGCTTGCTGTCATCTGCAGCGCTGGCTCAGAAAATCAAGATTGAGAAACTCGACGACCTGCCGCGGCATACGTATAAGATTGATCAGTCGGTTGTGTCGTTCATCGAGGACGACGCCGCGATCAAGAAGCTCGCCGCCGAAGTCAAGGAAGACATTCTGGCCGATCTCGAGAAGTACGAGATTTCCGACAAGGCGACGCTGCAAGGAATGTACGCGAGTCTGGGTACGATTGCCATGATCGAGAACGATTGGGCGCGCTACCTTGAATATGTGAACCTTCGCATCGCGCTTGAGGACAAGGAAGCCGCCAAGCACACGACGGCGATGGTGGGCCGGGCGATTGCCAAGGCGCAGCTTAAGGGCAACGAGAACTACGATCAGAATGTTGACAAGGAAATCCGCTCGATGCTGGCCAACATGCCTTACGAGGTTGTGGAAGCCAACGTCAAGGCGCAGAAGGGCTCGGCCGAGATGGCTTCGCCGGCAGTCGTGGTCGGTGGCTTGGAAGCCGGTTTGCAGCCGCAGTTGGATTTGACGAATGGTGAGATGACGCAGGATAATGCAATAGGCCTGTTGAGCCCGTACTTTACTCTGCGCTATTACATTCCCAAGAAGCAGATTTTCATTGCGGCGCTGTCGGAGTATATTGACGCTCACAACGTGCAGAAGGCCGACATCTGGGCCGACCGCAACGTGGACCTGCCCAAGGGCGGCAGCTACAAGCCCGTGACGCTGGCGGTCTGGGATTCGGGCGTGGACTATAATATTTTCGGACCGCTTGGTCAGATGTGGGTCAACGACAAAGAAGTCGCGGGCAACAACAAGGATGACGACCAGAACGGATTCGTGGACGACGTGCACGGCATCGCCTGGGATCTGCACTCGAACAAGGAGACTTCCCTGCTGTTCCCGATTGGCAACTACGAGATGAAGGCCGACGAAGATCAGATGCGCCGTTGGATGAAGGGTCTGGGCGATGTGCAGTCGGCCGTTGAGAGCGACGAGGCGACTGAGATCAAGAAGTACATCTCGACGCTGAAGCAGGAAGACGTACAGCCGTTTATCGAGGCGATTGGTCTTTACGGCAACTACTGCCATGGCACGCACGTAGCAGGTATCGCGGCGGCGGGCAATCCGTATTGCCGGATTCTGGGCGCGCGTCTGACGTTTGACCATCGCATTCAGCCGGAGACGCCGACGATTGAGCAGGCGACGAAGGATGCGGCGGCGCTGGTTGAGACGATTGATTACTTCAAGAAGAACGGCGTGCGCGCGGTCAACATGAGCTGGGGCGGTTCGCTGTCGAGCATTGAATCTGCGCTGGAAGCGAACAACGCGGGCGGCACGGTGGAAGAGCGCAAGGCGTTGGCACGCAAGATCTATACGATTGGCGACACGGCGTTTAAGAACGCAATTATGAACGCGCCGAACATTCTGTTCATCACCAGCGCGGGCAATTCGAACCTCGACAACGAATTTGCCGAGTTCTATCCGTCGAGCTATGATCTGCCGAACATCATTTCGATTGGCGCGGTGGATCAGGCCGGCGAAGAGACGAGCTTCACGAGCTTTGGCAAGGTGGATGTTTATGGCAACGGCTTTGAAGTGTTGAGTTATGTGCCCGGCGGCACGCAGATGAAGCTCAACGGTACTTCGATGAGTTCGCCGCAGGTGTTGAATCTGGCCGGCAAACTGCTGGCCATCAATCCGAATTTGACGGCATCGCAGTTGCGCGACCTGATCATCAACGGCGCGGACGAGCAGAAGGCCGGCGACCGCACGGTCAAGCTGATGAACCCGAAGAAGTCGTTGGAGCTGGTGGCGAAGAGTTAG
- a CDS encoding TIGR01777 family protein yields the protein MPQFRLKSIFPVPAAELFAWHMRIGALERLTPPWSAIKVTWGDEQVREGSRRELLVPAGPFQMKWLAKHHSIVEGRQFIDEQERGPFRKWVHLHLCTDRDDGRSELEDRIDYEFPLGKFGALAGRSQVDWMVNTSFPWRHERTWIDLTRHAKFAGQPRLKVAVTGASGLIGQGLTHFLTTGGHAVTPLVRSRGGAGIYWNPELGEIETEKLEGFDVVVHLAGKNVGGGRWSDRVKREILNSRTRGTRLIAESLAKLKQPPKVLISASGTGLYAPGTAPLAEDGPQGPGFLADVVRAWEAAADPARSAGIRVVHPRIAMVLSGWGGALPKLLLPFKLGLGGRIGTGRQQMSWIHLDDLLAVFLWAMYDERLVGPVNVASGQTLSNKEFTETLGRVLRRPTWAPLPEFVVNTIFGEMGRELLLGSLNVQPAKLAAVGFRPWFDSLEAALRFETGKPFRHAPPFHPAPLPQSGANGYLIS from the coding sequence ATGCCTCAATTCAGACTGAAGAGTATTTTTCCGGTGCCCGCGGCCGAGCTGTTCGCGTGGCATATGCGGATAGGGGCCCTTGAGCGCCTCACTCCACCGTGGTCGGCGATCAAGGTCACGTGGGGTGACGAGCAAGTCCGTGAGGGCAGCCGCCGCGAGCTGCTGGTGCCCGCCGGCCCGTTCCAGATGAAATGGCTGGCCAAGCATCACAGCATTGTCGAGGGACGGCAGTTCATTGACGAGCAGGAACGCGGGCCATTTCGCAAGTGGGTTCACCTGCATCTGTGCACGGATCGCGATGACGGCCGCAGCGAATTGGAAGACCGGATTGACTACGAGTTTCCGCTGGGGAAATTCGGAGCGCTGGCAGGCAGATCGCAGGTTGACTGGATGGTAAACACCTCGTTCCCATGGCGGCACGAGCGCACGTGGATTGACTTGACGCGCCACGCGAAGTTTGCAGGTCAGCCACGGCTGAAGGTGGCCGTTACCGGAGCGTCCGGGCTGATCGGCCAAGGATTGACGCACTTCCTGACAACCGGTGGTCACGCCGTCACACCGTTAGTGCGATCACGCGGCGGCGCAGGAATCTACTGGAATCCGGAACTCGGGGAAATTGAGACGGAGAAGCTCGAGGGCTTTGATGTCGTGGTGCATTTAGCGGGGAAGAATGTCGGCGGCGGGCGCTGGAGCGACCGCGTTAAGCGCGAGATTCTGAACAGCCGTACGCGCGGCACGCGCCTGATCGCCGAATCGCTGGCCAAGCTGAAGCAGCCGCCGAAAGTTCTGATCAGCGCGTCCGGTACGGGTCTCTATGCGCCGGGAACGGCTCCGTTAGCCGAGGACGGGCCACAGGGGCCGGGCTTTCTCGCCGATGTGGTCCGTGCGTGGGAGGCGGCTGCCGATCCAGCGCGGTCGGCTGGCATTCGGGTGGTGCATCCGCGCATCGCCATGGTCCTCTCGGGTTGGGGTGGTGCCCTCCCGAAGTTGCTCCTCCCATTCAAACTGGGGCTCGGGGGCCGGATCGGCACCGGGCGCCAGCAGATGAGCTGGATTCACCTCGACGACCTCCTCGCGGTGTTTTTGTGGGCAATGTACGACGAACGGCTGGTGGGCCCTGTAAATGTGGCTTCAGGTCAAACGCTAAGCAATAAAGAATTTACGGAGACCCTTGGGCGAGTTTTACGCAGACCCACGTGGGCTCCGCTTCCGGAATTTGTTGTAAATACTATCTTTGGTGAGATGGGTCGGGAGCTCCTGCTGGGTAGCCTGAATGTCCAACCAGCGAAGCTGGCGGCAGTCGGTTTTCGCCCCTGGTTCGATTCACTGGAAGCGGCGCTACGGTTTGAAACCGGCAAGCCGTTTCGGCACGCTCCTCCCTTCCACCCTGCTCCATTGCCACAAAGCGGGGCAAACGGGTATCTAATCTCATGA
- a CDS encoding glutamate--cysteine ligase → MALIFKGSPEPTLGVECELLLIDPKTWRVVNRAPELLAELGPNEWAKPEMLRSIIEVITSPCRTVADVKRELVDKFRIVEAAANRLGMTTCFVATHPTSQWEEMVITDNPRYVNLVNRMQWPARRAMIMGLHVHVGVKSAEKAIAIFNAMTTFLPHLLALSAASPYFMGEETGLASSRIKVFEAMPTAGLPQRMLNWAEFQRFMKTLIHAGAIQSIQEIWWDVRPHPKFGTLEIRVCDGTPDLDDVLALVAMSQCLVCYLEDLYDNGEELPIHRYWFIKENKWRATRWGLDADIVHSDDGTTRHMRDDLQLLVKALTPYAIQQNCLEELNHIATIIDRGGSYDRQRAVYRKTESFPAVVESVVNEFHESVKRA, encoded by the coding sequence ATGGCTCTGATTTTCAAAGGCTCGCCCGAACCCACGCTGGGCGTCGAGTGCGAACTGTTGCTGATTGATCCGAAGACCTGGCGCGTCGTCAACCGCGCCCCGGAACTGTTGGCCGAACTCGGTCCCAATGAGTGGGCCAAACCGGAAATGCTGCGCAGCATCATCGAGGTCATCACGTCGCCATGCCGAACCGTGGCTGATGTCAAACGCGAACTCGTAGACAAATTCCGTATCGTCGAGGCCGCTGCCAACCGCTTGGGCATGACCACGTGCTTCGTCGCCACGCATCCCACCTCGCAGTGGGAAGAGATGGTTATTACCGACAATCCGCGCTATGTGAATCTGGTCAACCGCATGCAGTGGCCCGCCCGCCGCGCCATGATCATGGGTTTGCATGTGCACGTCGGCGTGAAGTCCGCTGAAAAAGCGATCGCCATCTTCAATGCGATGACGACGTTTCTCCCGCATCTCCTGGCGCTGTCCGCCGCGTCGCCCTATTTCATGGGCGAGGAGACCGGACTCGCCTCCTCACGCATCAAAGTGTTCGAAGCGATGCCCACCGCCGGACTGCCGCAGCGCATGCTCAATTGGGCCGAGTTCCAGCGTTTCATGAAGACTCTGATTCACGCCGGCGCGATTCAGTCCATTCAGGAAATTTGGTGGGACGTGCGCCCGCATCCAAAATTCGGCACGCTGGAAATCCGCGTGTGCGACGGCACACCCGATCTTGACGACGTGCTCGCGCTCGTGGCGATGTCGCAATGTCTCGTCTGCTACCTCGAAGACCTCTATGACAACGGCGAAGAGCTGCCGATTCATCGCTACTGGTTCATCAAGGAAAACAAGTGGCGCGCCACGCGCTGGGGGCTCGACGCCGATATCGTCCACTCCGACGACGGCACCACGCGCCATATGCGGGATGACCTGCAGTTGCTCGTCAAGGCCCTTACGCCGTACGCCATTCAGCAGAATTGTCTCGAAGAGCTGAACCACATCGCCACGATCATTGATCGCGGCGGAAGCTACGACCGCCAGCGCGCCGTTTACCGCAAGACCGAGAGCTTCCCGGCCGTCGTCGAGTCCGTCGTCAACGAATTCCACGAGAGCGTCAAGCGCGCCTAA